In Falco cherrug isolate bFalChe1 chromosome 2, bFalChe1.pri, whole genome shotgun sequence, the following are encoded in one genomic region:
- the DGAT2 gene encoding diacylglycerol O-acyltransferase 2 isoform X2 produces MGVACTLILMYILCTDCWAIAALYLAWLVFDWNTPKKGGRRSQWVRNWAIWRYFRDYFPIRLVKTHNLLTTKNYIFGYHPHGIMGLGAFCNFSTEATGVGQKFPGIRPYLATLAGNFRMPILRDYLMSGGICPVNRDSIDYILSKNGSGNAIIIVVGGAAESLNCTPGKNSVTLKNRKGFVKLALRHGADLVPVYSFGENEVYKQVIFEEGSWGRWIQKKFQKHIGFAPCIFHGRGLFSSNTWGLLPYSKPITTVVGEPISIPKIDNPSQREVDFYHSIYVDSLIKLFDKYKSKFGLPETEALEVN; encoded by the exons ATGG GTGTTGCTTGCACTTTAATCCTCATGTACATACTGTGCACAGACTGCTGGGCAATTGCGGCTCTATATTTAGCCTGGCTGGTATTTGACTGGAATACACCAAAGAAAG gtGGAAGAAGATCCCAGTGGGTGAGAAATTGGGCTATATGGAGGTACTTCAGGGATTATTTTCCAATAAGA ctGGTTAAAACCCACAATCTGCTGACAaccaaaaattacatttttgggTACCATCCACATGGCATCATGGGCTTGGGTGCCTTTTGCAACTTCAGCACAGAGGCCACAGGTGTCGGCCAGAAATTCCCTGGGATCCGACCATACCTTGCAACGCTGGCTGGGAACTTCAGGATGCCCATTTTGAGGGACTACTTAATGTCTGGTG GTATATGTCCTGTGAACCGTGACAGCATAGACTACATCTTGTCCAAGAACGGCAGTGGCAATGCCATCATCATTGTGGTTGGAGGGGCAGCTGAGTCCCTGAACTGCACCCCGGGGAAGAACTCTGTGACACTGAAAAACCGGAAAGGATTTGTGAAACTGGCTCTACGGCATGG TGCGGACTTGGTTCCTGTCTACTCCTTTGGGGAGAATGAAGTGTACAAGCAGGTGATCTTTGAGGAGGGTTCCTGGGGAAGATGGATTCAGAAGAAGTTTCAGAAGCACATTGGCTTTGCTCCATGCATCTTTCATGGCCGTGGCCTCTTCTCCTCCAACACCTGGGGATTGTTACCTTACTCCAAGCCCATCACTACTGTTG TTGGAGAGCCCATCAGCATCCCCAAAATCGATAATCCATCCCAGAGGGAAGTGGACTTCTACCACAGCATATATGTGGACTCCCTGATCAAACTCTTTGACAAGTATAAGAGCAAATTTGGCCTGCCAGAAACAGAGGCCTTGGAAGTCAACTGA
- the DGAT2 gene encoding diacylglycerol O-acyltransferase 2 isoform X1, with translation MKTIIAAYSGVLRGTGSNILSALQDLFWLSKSKVEKQLQIISVLQWVLTFLIMGVACTLILMYILCTDCWAIAALYLAWLVFDWNTPKKGGRRSQWVRNWAIWRYFRDYFPIRLVKTHNLLTTKNYIFGYHPHGIMGLGAFCNFSTEATGVGQKFPGIRPYLATLAGNFRMPILRDYLMSGGICPVNRDSIDYILSKNGSGNAIIIVVGGAAESLNCTPGKNSVTLKNRKGFVKLALRHGADLVPVYSFGENEVYKQVIFEEGSWGRWIQKKFQKHIGFAPCIFHGRGLFSSNTWGLLPYSKPITTVVGEPISIPKIDNPSQREVDFYHSIYVDSLIKLFDKYKSKFGLPETEALEVN, from the exons gcaCAGGATCAAACattctttctgctctgcaggatTTGTTCTGGCTATCTAAATCCAAAGTAGAGAAACAACTCCAAATCATCTCTGTGCTGCAATGGGTTCTCACTTTCCTTATCATGG GTGTTGCTTGCACTTTAATCCTCATGTACATACTGTGCACAGACTGCTGGGCAATTGCGGCTCTATATTTAGCCTGGCTGGTATTTGACTGGAATACACCAAAGAAAG gtGGAAGAAGATCCCAGTGGGTGAGAAATTGGGCTATATGGAGGTACTTCAGGGATTATTTTCCAATAAGA ctGGTTAAAACCCACAATCTGCTGACAaccaaaaattacatttttgggTACCATCCACATGGCATCATGGGCTTGGGTGCCTTTTGCAACTTCAGCACAGAGGCCACAGGTGTCGGCCAGAAATTCCCTGGGATCCGACCATACCTTGCAACGCTGGCTGGGAACTTCAGGATGCCCATTTTGAGGGACTACTTAATGTCTGGTG GTATATGTCCTGTGAACCGTGACAGCATAGACTACATCTTGTCCAAGAACGGCAGTGGCAATGCCATCATCATTGTGGTTGGAGGGGCAGCTGAGTCCCTGAACTGCACCCCGGGGAAGAACTCTGTGACACTGAAAAACCGGAAAGGATTTGTGAAACTGGCTCTACGGCATGG TGCGGACTTGGTTCCTGTCTACTCCTTTGGGGAGAATGAAGTGTACAAGCAGGTGATCTTTGAGGAGGGTTCCTGGGGAAGATGGATTCAGAAGAAGTTTCAGAAGCACATTGGCTTTGCTCCATGCATCTTTCATGGCCGTGGCCTCTTCTCCTCCAACACCTGGGGATTGTTACCTTACTCCAAGCCCATCACTACTGTTG TTGGAGAGCCCATCAGCATCCCCAAAATCGATAATCCATCCCAGAGGGAAGTGGACTTCTACCACAGCATATATGTGGACTCCCTGATCAAACTCTTTGACAAGTATAAGAGCAAATTTGGCCTGCCAGAAACAGAGGCCTTGGAAGTCAACTGA